GAAACTTGAGTATTAAGATCATCAAACTCTTTTTTCAAATTCTCAAGATTGGTTGCGACATCCTGAATCTCTTCCTTTTTTACTGGAGTGTTAATTTGATCAACCAGGTCCTCTTTCTTTCTATCTGCATTATTAATTTCTTTTGCAAGGGCCTTCACGTCATCCACAGACATTTTCTGTTCACTGGAAGATAATTTCTCTCTGAAAGTGCTTAATGTGTCTTTTATATACTTTTCTGTAGCTGCTTTATCATCTTTACTGAGACTGTTGCTCTCTAATTGTTTTTGTAGCCTTGCGATAGCTGCATAAAACTCTGTTTTTATATTAGCCATATTTTTATACCAAATTTAACTAAAATTTATCTTATTTCACCTACTGGATAATTAGAAATTGTAAGTGATGCCAAGTGTGATTTCATGCGCTTTTAAAGATGCAGAAATAGGAGTGACGTTATCATATTTCTCAATTAATCCTGCTGCTCCTAATACTGTTTTCTCACCACTTGTTTCTCTTTTACCAAGATCAATGAAGCGATATCCAAGGCCAAGCACGAAATTGTTTCCAAGTTCTTTTTCTATTCCTACACCTATATTCCAAGCAAACTTCATTTTGTTTTGACCAGCGTATTTATCTGATACTACGCTGCCATCATCTGCAGTGCTATTCTTCGTATATGCGCCATTAACAGCATAATTCATGCCAATTCCAGCCATCACATATGGCTTCACTCCATAAAAATCACAAATGCTATATTTGCCATTTAGCATAAATAGTGTACTGCTAAATTTCTGATTCACATTTGCTTTATCTTTGCTATCTTTTCCTTCTTTATCCTTAGAATCAAATTCTACATCCTGATTAATCTTATGCGATCTATATGATATATTAAGACCAACTCTTAAGTCATTAGAAAACCTATAACCTACTTCAGCTCCAAATGGGATTCCAACTTTTGGTTTGGCACCTTTATAATATTCTTCATTATTTGAGTCATCTTTAGAGAATGATGGAATAGAGATTCCCGTTTCTCCAGATACATATAAATTTTTATAATTGATGTTATTTGTTATATGTTGTGAGGCAGCATATGCTTCTGAAACGCATGCAAATCCTATTAATGAAATAAATAAATTTTTAACTTTCATTATTTCCCTCTGTAACTAATTTTATACACATAGTAACTGCATGATTTCACTGAAATACGATTCTACAGTTAGCAGAGTGCCAACTATATCATATACAATTAAAAGTTGCCAGTATTTAATGATGAATGTGTGCAATTATTACTGATTTTATAACACTTACAAATACGATATACAACTAAAAGTTAATTGAATTTTTCTTATATTATATTTAAATAATAATTTTGTTATGATATAAATTTTTATTATTTATTGAAAAATTGCGCATATAATGGAATTATCTTGTAGTATCCGATATGTTTTGGAGATATAATGTTTTTATTGTTGTGATATTGTTAATAAGTTATTTCTATAAAATAATATGCTAATAAGTATTGATAAAACATATAATGCGTTAGTGGATAAAAATGTTTGGCATGAACAAGTTTTTTATAAGAGAGATTGCGCTGAGGCTCGTAAATGTATATTAAGTAAGCATATTTTATTGCTTGCCATTTGATTATGATGAAGTCATATAACTAAAATGAAGTAACATATAAAAAATTTTTTGTGAAAATCTAAAGGAAATGAATAAGGAAAAAGTTTATGAATCTTTATCTGATTTTGTTGCAAAACTTGAAAAAGAAGGGTTGCTTGTTAGGGTTAAAGAAGAAGTAAGTACTATTTTAGAGATCACAGAAATTCATCATAGGTTGATAGAAAAAAAAGGACCTGCAGTTTTGTTTGAAAATGTGATATCGGAAAATGGAAAAAGTACTATGCCAGTGCTTGTAAATTTGTTTGGTACAAAGGAGCGTATTGCAATGGCTCTTGGCATTAAAGAAAATGAGTTATCAAAGATAGGTGAAAAACTAGCATTTCTTAAGCAACCAGAGCCGCCAAGCGATTTGAAAGAGGCATTTAAAATGCTTCCTATACTAAAGGAAGTGCTTGTAATGAAGCCAAAAGTGATAAAGAACCCTCCGTGTCAGGCAATACAATATTTAGGAGATGATGTAGATTTAAATATTTTACCGGTACAAACTTGCTGGCCTCAAGAACCAGCACCACTTATAACATGGCCAATGGTTATTACTAGAGGGTTCTTAGGTCAAAAAGATGATTGTTATAATGTTGGCATCTATAGAATGCAGGTGTTATCCAAGAATAAAACACTGATGCGTTGGTTAAAACATAGGGGTGGTGCAGAACATCACAGAAGGTGGTCTGCTTCTGGCTCTGAAAAAATGCCGGCTGCGGCTGTTATAGGGTGTGACCCATCTACAATGCTAGCAGCTGTTACACCAGTTCCGGACGGAATTTCAGAGTACGAATTTGCAGGACTATTTCGAAAGAAAAAATTAGAGCTTACCGAATGCATTACTGTGCCAATTCTAGTACCAGCACATGCTGAAATTGTCATAGAAGGATATGTGAGCTTTGACGAATATGGTGATGAAGGTCCATATGGAGACCACACTGGGTATTATAATTCAGTCGAAAAATTCCCAGTTTTTGAAGTAACATGTATAACAACTCGTAAATCACCAATCTATCTCTCAACGTTTACTGGGCGGCCACCTGATGAACCTTCTGTTCTTGGTGAGGCGTTAAATGAAATTTTTTTACCGCTAATTCGACAACAATTTCCAGAAATAGTAGATTTTTGGCTCCCTCCTGAAGGTTGCTCTTATAGAATAGCAGTAGTATCAATTAAAAAATCATATCCAGCTCATGCGAAAAGAGTGATGATGGGCGTTTGGTCTTTTTTGCGACAATTTACATATACAAAATTTATAATAGTTGTTGATCATTATATTAATGCAAGAAGCTGGCCAGACATCATGTGGGCAATATCTACTAAAATGGATTTTCAAAGAGATGTATTAAATGTGTCGAATACTCCGATAGACTATCTTGATTTTGCATCAATAGAGCCGGAAATAGGTGGAAAGATGGGTTTTGATGCAACTGATAAAATTTACCCAGAAACAAAAAGAGAATGGGGCCGCCTAATAAATATGAGTGACGATATCAAAGAAATTGTTACTCAAAAGTGGAATAAGTATGGATTTTGATAAATTGACATTACAGTGTTTTTTACATAACATATCACCTGTGATAAATACCTATCAGACATCCGTGTTGATTTAATACATTTGTATGTTTTGCTTACTTTTATAAGCATAGATAGTAAGCTATTCATTGTTTTTGCAAAAGCATGTGAATTATCACTTAAAAGATTATAATCTTTCAAACTAGTTTTTTAGTAGACTACATGTTAATTTGTGTGGGATAAGAGGTTTTATGAACAATTTTTATTGTTGGGGAATATGACAGAAGTTTTAAAAGATGAATTATTTGAATCTGAGGTCACTAATTTTGATGGTTATGTACTGATAGATTTTTGGGCAAATTGGTGTGGTCCTTGCAAGCAGCTTTCTCCGATAATAGATGAAATATATTCTGAGCTAAAAGATAGAGTGAAAGTTTTTAAGATGGATATAGATAGCAATACTATTACACCATCTAAGCTTGGAGTGCGCAGTATTCCTACTCTAATGCTTTTTAAAGCTGGTAAGCATTTATCAACAAAAATAGGGTCATTGCCAAAGGATTCAATACTCTCTTGGATAGAGGATGAGATTTCCTGAATGATTTTGGAGATTTATGCGCAAGGGAAATAGTGCTTATTGGCTCTATGGAAGACATAGCGTCATCTCTGCTCTAGAAAATAGCAGCAGAGTTTGCAAGAGGTTGATAGGCACAAAAAGCGCGCTAGAAGAGCTGAAATCTACTGCTGAATTTAAACATAAGGTTAGTGCTGAAGTTATGACGCACCAAGCCATATGTAAGGTAACAGGCTTGCATGATGCTGTTCATCAGGGCATTGCACTATTTGTAGAAACCTTGTGTCAACCTTCAATTGATGAGCTGCTCAAGAGGGTGGATACTAAAAAAACTTCATGTGTTGTTATACTTGATCAGGTAACAGATCCAAATAATGTTGGTGCTATCATTAGAAGTGCGCTTGCTTTTAGTGTAGATGCGATAATTGCGCCACAAAATCAGGCTGCAAAAGAATCTTCAGCGCTGGTTAAAGCTTCTTCTGGTGCGTTTGAGAAAGTTTCTATGATTGATGTAGTCAATCTTGCGTCCGCAATAAAACAATTGAAATCTTCTGGATATTGGGTTATTGGGCTATCTGGCAATGCGAAGGAAGATCTAAGCAGTTTTCAAAAGTATTTTGACGGAAAGATTGCGATAGTGCTGGGCTCAGAAGGAAGTGGTATGAGGAGATTGACATCTGAGAACTGTGACCTGCTTGCTAAGATAACAATTAGTTCAGAGATGGAGAGTTTGAATATATCTTGTGCTGCAGCAATAGCGCTATATGAAATCTCAAGATTTGATACTGCTAATAAATAATAAATATTCCGCTGATTTTTTGGAGCGCTCTTATGTCTTGATTCTTAATAGGTGCTCAAAATTTCCATATTGGATAAAAGATAATACATGTCTCCACATTGCTCTGCTATATGGAAAGAAAAAATGGTTGCATGGCAAGGTGATGTGCTCTTTCATGCCATCTAATTTAGTGCTATCTACAGAAACGGTTCCGTCATTTGGTTTATTAATTAGATATGATGCAATTGGATTGATTGATTTATTTCCTGCTATAATTCCAAGCTCAAAGTTTGTTTTTGCAAAAATATTATGAAACGACCTTTGGTCAGTGATTAGTTGTTGGCCTGCTGGACCATATAATTTTTTATACAATAAATAATTTTTTAAAAAATCTGCAACTTCACTACCTTGATTTGGAGTGCCTATCATTACAACTCGACCTAAGTTAGATGGCTTATATTTTTTAATATATGCTCTAATCACTAATCCACCCATCGAATATCCTACAAAATGTAGTTTATTCATACTCTTTACATTAAAAGCGTCAATATTTTTATTAGTAATATCTGCTAATGATTCTATGTGATATTTCGTAGATGGATAATTTAAATTTAATACTTGAAATCCAGATTGTACAAGGAATTTAGCTAATCCATTCATACTAAAAGCAGTGCGAAAAATACCATGTAAAATAACAACTCCATCAGTCATATAAATGTGCTTTGTAATAATTTCTTTAAGTTAATTGGTATATCTTTATATATGATCCTGTTACCCAAGACTTACATAATGACTTGATTAATAGTTCAATACTATTTTGCTACTTTAATAATGGCTTGCAACATGTCTATCCTGCAAAAATCGTTGAGTTTTATATTTCGAAAACTATATAAAAGATGCTACTTGCTCAATTTTCACATATATTGAGACGAGTTGCTAATTATTTTATAATCGGCGACTCGCATGTTTCACAGCTCTTTTTGAAGTATGATGAGTATATTTAGCCTCAATGATAAATTTTTGCTAGTATATTAATACATTATATTTTTTACTTATTTCTTTCACAAATTAGCATATTGGTATTGTATTTCAATATATCAATACATCCTAGTTCATGATTATAATATAAGAATTAATAGCAAGTTATATAGTTATGCTTGCAAATATAGCAGGTTGTGATAATAAATAGTTGTTCCTGGCATTTTTCTATGAATATAAGCCATGAGCTGCTTTATTTAGTGGATTGTCTAGTCGCATGCGTAATAACTCTAAGAAGCTAGAGGATTTATCTTGGCTTGCAAGTAATTATGCTGCACCGAAAGTCCAGTAGAAAAAGTGGCAAAATTGCCAAAACCTTATGGATTTTGTTAAGTAGTATTTTATATAGCCAAAAATTAGCGCAGGGCAGTTCTAAAAGCTAATTTTTGCATATTAACTTTCCGCAAAAATTTATTTGTGAAGCAAATTGATTTTTGACAGACAGACTGTTTAAAATTTGTATACTTTAAAGCTATACGCTTTTGTTTTTTACGTATTTGGTATCTCACGCAAAGTGCACGCGTGAAGGCTTTTAGAATATAAGTTAATTTCTGCATCTAAATATTTTATATATTTGCGAAAAAATTAACGAAGTAATATGGCAAATTAGGAAACAAAGGTTTGAACAATGACTTTGTTAACAGAGTTATTGTTCAAGGTAAGTTAAGATGACGTATAAAAAATGTCCATTTATTTAAATTATTAGTGGTCATGCAAAATTAGAGTTGAATGCTTAAAAAACTAGCAAATCTAAAAATATTTAAAGGTAAGTATGCTAAATCAAGGTTCTGTAATTCAAGTAATAGGTGCGGTAGTAGATATTAAATTTGTTGATTTTGTACCTCCAATACTGAATGCATTAACTTGTATGATCGGTGATAGAAAAGTCGTTTTAGAAGTTGCGCAGCATTTGGGTGAAAATGTTGTTCGTGCTATAGCAATGGATAGTACTGATGGGTTGCAGAGAGGAGTTGCTGTAGTTGATACAGGTGATATGATTTCAGTTCCAGTTGGCAGAGCGACCTTGGGACGTATTTTAAATGTTATAGGTGAGCCAGTCGATGGAATTAGTGATCTGAACGTTCAGGAAAGAAGGCCTATACATAGAGCTGCACCAAGTATTGAAGATCAAGCAACTGCCTCTGAGGTCTTAGTTACGGGAATTAAAGTAATTGATTTGTTGGCGCCTTATGCAAAAGGTGGGAAAATAGGGTTATTTGGTGGTGCTGGTGTTGGAAAAACAGTTCTAATTATGGAGCTAATTAATAACGTAGCAAAGGCCCATGGTGGTTTTTCAGTTTTTGCTGGGGTAGGGGAGCGTACCAGAGAGGGCAATGATTTATATCATGAAATGGTGGATTCTAAGGTGATAGACTTAGCTAAGCTTGAAAATTCTAAAGTTGCTCTTGTTTATGGTCAGATGAATGAACCTCCTGGTGCAAGAGCGAGAATAGCGCTTTCTGGACTTACAATAGCTGAACATTTTCGAGATGCTGAGGGACAAGATGTTCTATTTTTTATAGATAACATATTTAGGTTTACACAGGCTGGTTCAGAAGTTTCAGCATTACTTGGAAGGATTCCTTCTGCTGTTGGTTATCAGCCTACACTCGCAACAGAAATGGGTGCTCTTCAGGAGCGTATAACATCTACTAAAAAGGGCTCAATTACTTCTGTTCAAGCTATATATGTCCCAGCGGACGACTTAACAGATCCTGCGCCTGCTGCGTCATTTGCACACCTGGATGCTACTACAGTACTGAACAGACAAATTGCAGAGCTTGGAATATATCCAGCAGTTGACCCGCTTGATAGTTCTTCTCAGATGATGACTCCAGAAATTGTAGGTGAAGAGCATTATAAAGTCGCAAGAGATGTTCAAAAGATTCTGCAAACCTATAAGTCACTGCAGGATATAATTGCAATTCTTGGTATGGACGAGTTGTCAGAAGAAGATAAATTGACTGTGAATAGAGCAAGAAAAATACAAAGATTTCTATCGCAACCATTCCAAGTTGCGGAAGTTTTTACAGGTACGCCAGGAAAGTTAGTTTCTCTTGAAGATACTATACACGGTTTTAAAGGTCTTGTTGCCGGAGAGTATGACAACCTTCCAGAAGCCGCATTTTACATGGTTGGCAGTATAGATGAGGCTGTTGATAAGGCAAGCAAATTACAATCTGAGGCAAAGGATGCGTGATGATAACAATCAATACAATCTTATACTAAAAATACTTTGTATAGAC
This region of Candidatus Lariskella endosymbiont of Epinotia ramella genomic DNA includes:
- a CDS encoding UbiD family decarboxylase is translated as MNKEKVYESLSDFVAKLEKEGLLVRVKEEVSTILEITEIHHRLIEKKGPAVLFENVISENGKSTMPVLVNLFGTKERIAMALGIKENELSKIGEKLAFLKQPEPPSDLKEAFKMLPILKEVLVMKPKVIKNPPCQAIQYLGDDVDLNILPVQTCWPQEPAPLITWPMVITRGFLGQKDDCYNVGIYRMQVLSKNKTLMRWLKHRGGAEHHRRWSASGSEKMPAAAVIGCDPSTMLAAVTPVPDGISEYEFAGLFRKKKLELTECITVPILVPAHAEIVIEGYVSFDEYGDEGPYGDHTGYYNSVEKFPVFEVTCITTRKSPIYLSTFTGRPPDEPSVLGEALNEIFLPLIRQQFPEIVDFWLPPEGCSYRIAVVSIKKSYPAHAKRVMMGVWSFLRQFTYTKFIIVVDHYINARSWPDIMWAISTKMDFQRDVLNVSNTPIDYLDFASIEPEIGGKMGFDATDKIYPETKREWGRLINMSDDIKEIVTQKWNKYGF
- the trxA gene encoding thioredoxin — protein: MTEVLKDELFESEVTNFDGYVLIDFWANWCGPCKQLSPIIDEIYSELKDRVKVFKMDIDSNTITPSKLGVRSIPTLMLFKAGKHLSTKIGSLPKDSILSWIEDEIS
- a CDS encoding alpha/beta fold hydrolase; translation: MTDGVVILHGIFRTAFSMNGLAKFLVQSGFQVLNLNYPSTKYHIESLADITNKNIDAFNVKSMNKLHFVGYSMGGLVIRAYIKKYKPSNLGRVVMIGTPNQGSEVADFLKNYLLYKKLYGPAGQQLITDQRSFHNIFAKTNFELGIIAGNKSINPIASYLINKPNDGTVSVDSTKLDGMKEHITLPCNHFFFPYSRAMWRHVLSFIQYGNFEHLLRIKT
- a CDS encoding outer membrane protein, which produces MKVKNLFISLIGFACVSEAYAASQHITNNINYKNLYVSGETGISIPSFSKDDSNNEEYYKGAKPKVGIPFGAEVGYRFSNDLRVGLNISYRSHKINQDVEFDSKDKEGKDSKDKANVNQKFSSTLFMLNGKYSICDFYGVKPYVMAGIGMNYAVNGAYTKNSTADDGSVVSDKYAGQNKMKFAWNIGVGIEKELGNNFVLGLGYRFIDLGKRETSGEKTVLGAAGLIEKYDNVTPISASLKAHEITLGITYNF
- the atpD gene encoding F0F1 ATP synthase subunit beta produces the protein MLNQGSVIQVIGAVVDIKFVDFVPPILNALTCMIGDRKVVLEVAQHLGENVVRAIAMDSTDGLQRGVAVVDTGDMISVPVGRATLGRILNVIGEPVDGISDLNVQERRPIHRAAPSIEDQATASEVLVTGIKVIDLLAPYAKGGKIGLFGGAGVGKTVLIMELINNVAKAHGGFSVFAGVGERTREGNDLYHEMVDSKVIDLAKLENSKVALVYGQMNEPPGARARIALSGLTIAEHFRDAEGQDVLFFIDNIFRFTQAGSEVSALLGRIPSAVGYQPTLATEMGALQERITSTKKGSITSVQAIYVPADDLTDPAPAASFAHLDATTVLNRQIAELGIYPAVDPLDSSSQMMTPEIVGEEHYKVARDVQKILQTYKSLQDIIAILGMDELSEEDKLTVNRARKIQRFLSQPFQVAEVFTGTPGKLVSLEDTIHGFKGLVAGEYDNLPEAAFYMVGSIDEAVDKASKLQSEAKDA
- the rlmB gene encoding 23S rRNA (guanosine(2251)-2'-O)-methyltransferase RlmB; its protein translation is MRKGNSAYWLYGRHSVISALENSSRVCKRLIGTKSALEELKSTAEFKHKVSAEVMTHQAICKVTGLHDAVHQGIALFVETLCQPSIDELLKRVDTKKTSCVVILDQVTDPNNVGAIIRSALAFSVDAIIAPQNQAAKESSALVKASSGAFEKVSMIDVVNLASAIKQLKSSGYWVIGLSGNAKEDLSSFQKYFDGKIAIVLGSEGSGMRRLTSENCDLLAKITISSEMESLNISCAAAIALYEISRFDTANK